The following coding sequences lie in one Apium graveolens cultivar Ventura chromosome 3, ASM990537v1, whole genome shotgun sequence genomic window:
- the LOC141711503 gene encoding glutamate receptor 3.4-like isoform X3 yields MPALVDSLISSRNGNLRVIDCPVFAKMGGYVLARATLCVMILCMGVPIGVMGRNVSASELTVFNVGALFTVNSVIGRSVKPAIEAAIDDVNSDSSILQGKQLKLITRDTNCSGFLGTVEALQLMVNDVVAAIGPQSSGIAHIISHVVNELHVPLLSFGATDPTLSALQFPYFLRTTQSDYFQMQAIADFVEYYKWREVIAIFVDDDYGRNGISALGDALAKNRASISYKAAYTPGAPVSDINDLLVGVNLMESRVYVVHVNPDTGLRVFDVAKHLGMMTNGYIWIATEWLSSVMDSSETMSFDEMDLLQGVVALRHYTPDSSSKKTFSTRWRQIKHKETMNFNPYALYAYDSVWLLARALDVLLSEGESISFSYDPKLKEAKGSTLQLSTLRSFDQGDKLLRILTRMNFTGLSGQIEFDQNRNLIYPAYEILNIGGTGSRRIGYWSNRSRLSVTAPGSLYMKPLNDSAKDQQLYDVIWPGEITKVPRGWVFPNNGKPLQIAVPYRVTYKEFVTKDKGPIGVRGYCIDVFEAAVDLLPYPVPRTYILYGDGERNPSFSNLVLDVSQHKYDAAVGDVTIVTNRTRIVDFTQPFMESGLVVVVPVKKVKSSAWAFLKPFSWEMWSVTCAFFLFVGAVVWILEHRMNHEFRGTPRQQLITVFWFSFSTMFFAHRENTVSTMGRLVLILWLFVVLIINSSYTASLTSILTVQQLSSQIEGIDSLVSINVPIGVQDGSFALNYLIDELQIAPSRIKIMKTQDNYVDELRKGPKGGGVAAIVDELPYIQLFLSNVNCEFKIVGQEFTRSGWGFAFQRDSPLAVDLSTAILQLSENGDLQRIHDKWLSKNVCSAQSNQVDDSRLSLNSFWGLFLICGIACFISLTVFFFRVYIQYRRYIPEDEENGFEDPESIRTNKRPSRATSFKKFVDTKEIEIKDKLKRKGSDSSSKQQISQIADGQLSSPS; encoded by the exons ATGCCTGCTCTTGTAGATAGTTTGATCTCATCAAGAAATGGTAATTTGAGAGTAATCGATTGCCCGGTTTTTGCAAAGATGGGGGGCTATGTTCTTGCAAGGGCAACACTTTGTGTAATGATTCTTTGTATGGGGGTGCCCATAGGAGTCATGGGTCGCAATGTTTCAGCTTCGGAACTGACTGTTTTCAATGTTGGAGCTCTGTTCACAGTAAATTCAGTGATTGGTAGGTCGGTGAAGCCCGCAATTGAAGCTGCTATAGATGATGTCAACTCTGATTCAAGCATTCTTCAAGGAAAGCAGCTGAAGCTGATTACGCGTGATACAAACTGCAGCGGTTTTTTAGGCACCGTAGAAG CTTTGCAACTGATGGTGAACGATGTTGTTGCTGCAATTGGTCCACAGTCATCTGGAATAGCTCATATCATATCACATGTCGTGAATGAACTTCATGTACCTCTTCTGTCATTTGGAGCTACTGACCCCACTCTCTCTGCCTTGCAATTTCCATACTTCCTTCGGACTACGCAGAGTGATTATTTTCAGATGCAGGCAATAGCTGATTTTGTTGAATATTATAAATGGAGAGAAGTAATAGCCATCTTTGTTGATGACGATTATGGCAGGAATGGAATTTCTGCACTTGGGGATGCACTAGCGAAGAATCGTGCCTCAATTTCTTACAAGGCCGCCTATACGCCCGGAGCTCCAGTAAGCGACATCAATGATTTACTAGTTGGAGTCAATCTGATGGAGTCTCGGGTGTATGTTGTACATGTTAATCCCGACACTGGTCTTAGAGTATTCGATGTAGCAAAGCATCTTGGGATGATGACCAATGGCTACATTTGGATTGCTACAGAGTGGCTTTCTTCTGTTATGGATTCATCGGAAACAATGAGTTTTGATGAAATGGATCTTTTACAGGGAGTTGTTGCTCTTCGCCATTACACTCCAGATTCCAGTTCTAAAAAAACCTTTTCGACTCGGTGGAGACAAATTAAACATAAGGAAACTATGAACTTTAACCCATATGCACTGTATGCTTATGATTCTGTTTGGTTACTTGCCCGTGCTCTCGATGTTCTGCTGAGTGAAGGTGAAAGTATATCTTTTTCCTATGACCCTAAGTTGAAAGAAGCGAAAGGAAGTACTCTACAATTGTCAACACTTCGCAGCTTTGATCAGGGAGATAAATTACTTCGTATACTTACTAGAATGAACTTTACAGGTTTAAGTGGTCAAATTGAATTTGATCAAAATCGGAATTTGATTTATCCAGCATATGAAATTCTTAACATCGGTGGCACAGGTTCACGCAGAATAGGTTACTGGTCTAATCGTTCTCGTCTTTCTGTCACAGCTCCTGGAAGTTTATATATGAAGCCTTTAAACGATTCTGCCAAAGATCAACAGCTATATGATGTAATATGGCCTGGTGAAATTACTAAAGTTCCTCGGGGTTGGGTCTTCCCTAACAATGGGAAGCCTTTGCAAATTGCAGTTCCTTATCGAGTAACTTACAAAGAATTTGTCACGAAAGACAAAGGTCCTATTGGTGTGAGAGGATACTGTATTGACGTCTTTGAAGCTGCAGTTGACCTCTTGCCTTATCCCGTTCCCCGCACATACATACTCTATGGAGATGGTGAAAGAAACCCTAGCTTCAGTAATCTTGTTCTTGATGTCTCTCAACAT AAGTATGATGCAGCTGTTGGGGATGTCACCATTGTCACAAACAGGACAAGGATTGTGGACTTTACACAGCCTTTCATGGAATCTGGACTTGTCGTAGTTGTCCCAGTCAAAAAAGTAAAATCTTCTGCTTGGGCTTTCCTTAAACCATTTAGTTGGGAAATGTGGAGTGTTACGTGTGCTTTTTTTCTTTTCGTTGGAGCTGTTGTTTGGATTCTTGAGCATCGGATGAATCATGAGTTCCGTGGTACCCCGCGACAGCAACTCATTACAGTCTTTTG GTTTAGTTTCTCCACTATGTTTTTTGCTCATA GAGAGAACACTGTGAGCACTATGGGGCGCTTGGTGCTTATTTTATGGCTATTTGTAGTGTTGATTATCAATTCGAGCTACACAGCTAGTTTGACATCAATCCTCACAGTGCAGCAGTTGTCGTCACAGATAGAAGGGATAGACAGTTTGGTCTCGATTAATGTACCGATTGGAGTTCAAGATGGATCATTTGCATTAAATTATTTGATAGACGAACTTCAAATAGCTCCGTCGAGGATAAAAATTATGAAAACTCAGGATAATTATGTTGATGAGCTTCGCAAAGGTCCAAAAGGTGGTGGTGTAGCTGCTATTGTTGACGAGCTTCCTTATATTCAGCTCTTCTTGTCTAATGTAAATTGTGAATTCAAAATAGTAGGACAGGAATTTACAAGAAGCGGATGGGGATTT GCATTCCAGAGGGACTCTCCTCTTGCAGTTGACTTATCAACTGCAATTCTTCAGCTATCTGAGAACGGCGATCTCCAAAGAATCCATGACAAATGGCTATCAAAAAATGTTTGCTCCGCACAAAGCAATCAAGTTGACGACAGCCGGCTCTCTCTAAATAGCTTCTGGGGATTATTCCTCATCTGTGGCATTGCCTGCTTCATATCTCTTACCGTATTCTTTTTTAGAGTTTACATTCAATATCGTAGATATATCCCAGAAGATGAGGAGAATGGATTTGAGGACCCGGAATCTATAAGGACTAATAAACGCCCATCTCGTGCCACTAGCTTTAAAAAGTTTGTTGATACGAAAGAGATAGAGATCAAGGATAAGCTTAAGCGTAAGGGTAGTGATAGCAGTAGCAAGCAACAAATCAGCCAAATTGCAGACGGGCAACTCAGCTCACCTTCCTGA